A genomic window from Salvia hispanica cultivar TCC Black 2014 chromosome 5, UniMelb_Shisp_WGS_1.0, whole genome shotgun sequence includes:
- the LOC125190574 gene encoding putative cyclin-D6-1: protein MESEGMLFVIAALIPFHSLPLYSLSFSQEKKMEQELDLQNPHYDDVSSLFANESDHMSLLLSFDPSDSRFSIRRTALSLIFQAKFSYGLDPFLVYLSVNYVDRFLSKQELLDKSPWIPHILFVASLSLAAKMRNSDSSILLAVLQREGGYEFEAQSVHRMEKIILAALQWRMRSITPFSFLQYFISLLKQDSSLTQSLTARASDIIYNVQHELKLLEFKPSMIAASALLCAIQDLNPPTFSSSEITLSSCEHVSKEGGLMECVGMIREASSSGTSTPTSVLEEAAVSDKKSVKRRRLNGLCDNRTFQISQIQHCL from the exons ATGGAGAGTGAGGGAATGCTCTTTGTCATTGCTGCTTTAATACCATTTCACTCTCTCCCTCTTTAttccctttctttttctcaagaaaagaaaatggaacAGGAATTGGATCTTCAGAATCCGCACTACGACGACGTTTCGTCCCTCTTTGCCAACGAGTCCGACCACATGTCCCTTCTTCTCTCCTTTGACCCCTCAGATTCGCGCTTCTCTATTCGCCGGACTGCTCTCTCCCTCATATTTCAA gcGAAGTTCTCGTACGGCTTAGATCCGTTTCTGGTCTACCTCTCTGTCAATTACGTCGATCGATTTCTCTCCAAGCAGGAACTTTTG GATAAAAGCCCATGGATTCCgcacattttgtttgttgccAGTCTCTCACTTGCCGCCAAGATGCGAAATTCTGATTCGTCGATTCTGCTCGCTGTTTTACAG AGAGAAGGCGGTTATGAGTTTGAGGCACAGTCAGTTCATCGAATGGAGAAGATTATACTGGCGGCGCTGCAATGGCGAATGCGATCCATCACTCCTTTCTCGTTTCTTCAATATTTCATCTCTCTTCTCAAACAAGACTCTTCTCTCACTCAGTCTCTCACCGCCCGAGCCTCGGATATTATTTACAACGTCCAACACG AATTGAAGCTTTTAGAGTTCAAACCATCGATGATTGCAGCTTCAGCGCTTCTCTGTGCCATTCAGGATTTGAATCCGCccacattttcttcttccgaAATCACACTCTCTTCATGTGAACACGTCAGCAAA GAGGGAGGATTGATGGAATGCGTTGGTATGATAAGAGAGGCAAGTTCGAGTGGTACATCGACTCCAACTAGTGTGCTGGAGGAAGCCGCCGTGTCGGATAAGAAGAGCGTAAAGAGGCGCAGACTGAATGGTTTATGCGATAATAGGACATTCCAGATCTCTCAGATACAGCACTGTTTATAA